The genome window GGCACCTGGGACAGACGCTTGAACAAATGTTGACGATGGAAGCGCTGCTCAAGGCTTTATCCACGCAGCACTGCCCACAGATCCATCATTCGGATCAAGGCGTTCAATATGCTGCCACGGACTACACCGAACTCTTACAAGCCCAAGGCATTCGCATCAGTATGGCGCACGTCGGGAAACCCACCGAGAACGGGTTTGCCGAACGTCTGATGCGTACCATCAAAGAAGAGGAGGTTGACCTCTCCGATTACGAAGATTATGATCAAGCCTACCAGCAGATCGGTCGATTTCTCGAGGATGTATACATGCGCAAGCGTGTACACTCCTCCCTGAACTATCTGACCCCAGTCGAATTTGAAGCCCAGTGGCATTAGCTTGATAGCATACGCCACTTTTCTGTCCAGTTTTTTGGGGTCACTACAACTCATTGAAGGTCTCTTTTCTTTATGATGGTCACTCTCCGCGCAGGGCTTCGGCGGTTTGCATATGGCTCAGTCGCCAGGCAGGGTAAACTGCCGCAAGCAAGGCGGCGCTGACCGCCAGAACAAATGCCTGCGCAAATGGAAGGGGCTCCATCTGCATTTGAAGTGTCCAGCCAAAGGAGCGCTGGTTAATGATGAAGATCAGTATCCACGCAAGGATGTAGCCGGTGGGCAGGGCGAGCAGTCCCGCAGAAGCGCCGAGCAGACCCGTCTCCCAAAATGTGAGGTGACGCATTTCGGACAGGGTCAAACCAAGCGCACGCAGGATGCCCATTTCGCGGGCTTTCTCCAACTGCAAAGCCAACAGAGAACTCAAGACACCGATAAACGCGACTAGTGTCGTGACCAACTGCATGGCGGTGGTGATCGCAAACGTGCGGTCAAATATCTTGATGGCATCGTCACGCAGCGCACCGCTTGGGTTGACCTGAACGCGCTCGAAGCCGGTCAATTGCCCGCGCAAGTCAGCGGTGACGGAATCCACATCTGCCGATGGGATAAGTGTCAGGGAAACACCGTTGAACGTGTTGTCCTTCCAAATGGATCGATACACATCAATATCCATGCGGATCGTCCCGCTCGTGGATGCGTAATCGGCGTAGATTCCTGCCACAGGAAATTGAACCCAGCCTTCAGGAGTCAGAAGCGGGAACGTCCCATTTGCAGAATCAATGCCAAGACGGGCAGCCAATGGTTCAGAGAGGAGAATCGCCCCATCTCGCATTTTCCTGACAACCTCATCGGGATTCCCATCCAGCAGGATGCGTGCATCGAGCAGCGGGTCGGGCGTCGCCGCAACCAGATCCACAGACCCAGACTCGGTCTCCACACTGATAACGCGCACGACCGCGCTGGACTGCACGAGCGGATGTGACAATGCAATGGAGATCACTTCAGGGTCGAGCGGGGTGTCGAGACGGGTGGCGCTCAAGCCTTGCGCAGCAACGTAGATGTCCCCTTGCAAGGTTTGGTCGAGCCAGAGTGTGACGGTGGTGCGGAAACTGGTGATCATGACCTGCACGCCAATGGTGACCGAAACGGCGATCATCAGAGCAGCGACAGCAACAACAGTACGGCTTTGCGAACGGATAACGTTGCGCGGGGCAAGCCGCCCCAGCAAACCGAAGAGTGCGGCAAGAGGGTCGTTGAGCAGGCGCATGAGTGTCACCGTCACAAATGGAGTCAGTGCCGCCAAGCCGATGACCACAGCAAACGTACCCGTGAAACTGACGACCAGGTCGCGGGTGGGAATGGTGAGAATCAATCCGCCATCGAGGGCGGCAAAGATGCCGAGAACTGCGGCGAGATTGACAGCGGCATCCGCTTTGCTCTCCAGTCCTGCGCGGGAGAGTGCCAGGCGCGGCGGGACGGAGGCGGCTTCCCATGCTGGCGGGGCGGCGGCGAGTAAACTGGCAAACAAACCTGCTAAACCACCTTTGAGCAAACTGGATGCGGGGATTTGCACGCCGCGCACACTTACGACGAAGAACAGATCGTTGATGGTCTGCGTGACCATCTGCACGGCTCCCTGTCCCAGTAAAACGCCCAAGCCCAGCCCGATGCCTGCTCCCAAAGCACCGACCAGCGCGGCTTCGCCCAGCACCATGCCGAAGACCTGCTCGCGGGTATAGCCGAGACTGCGCAAGGTGCCGAACATGGCACGGCGTTGGATCACGGAAAAAGTCATGGTGTTGTAAATCAGAAAAATGCCAACCACCAACGCCAACAGGCTGAGCGCGGTCAGGTTCACGCGGAAGGCAGCGGTCATGGTGTTGACCTGGTCGTTGCGTGTGGCGGAGGCGACCAGCAGATTGCCCGCTGGGAGCACTGATGTGAATGCGGCTGTGTCAAAGTCTTCGGGCAGAATCAAGTCAATCTGGGTCAATTCTCCTGCTGTGCCGGTCAGGCTTTGGGCGGTGGCGATGTCGGTGATGATAAGCGTATCGAGCGCGCGGCGGGTGAAGTCATCGGAGGGTTCGAGCAGACCGGCGAAGTAGGCAGGGCGCGTCTCACCGTTGATGGAGAGGTCGAGGCGGCAGGAGTCGTTCAGTTCGTTCGTGCAGAGCGTCAAGCCGTAACGCTCGGCGGTCGGCGCGGAGAGCAAAATTGCGCCGGGCTGGGTGAGCAGCGGAGCGATGGATCGAAAGTCGAAGCCCTGTCCCCCGCCTAGATAACTGCGGAAGGGTGCTTCGGCGAACGGGTCAATACCAAGCAAGGTGAATGGAATCTCCCCCAACTGCGGGCTGACGACAAAAGCCCGGACAGTCGGCGCGCTCTCGAATTGACCCCGCCACTGCGGGTCGGTGCGCAGACGGACATAAAGAGTTTCATCCACCCCGCCGCTCCCGGCAACGATGGCATGCGTGGCGCGTCCTGTGATTGCGCTTGCGCTCAGGTCGAAGGCGCGTTCGGCGCTGGCATTGGCAAGGTCGATCCCAACCATGACCGCCACACCGAGCGCGATGCCAAGAGTCATCAGCGCAAATTGGATCGGGTGTCGAAGCAGGGTGCGAAGCGAAAGCATGGGCTTCAGCGCTCCGTTACCAGTTGACCGTGCGAGAGACGCAAGACTCTATCCGCGTAGGAGGCGGTTTCGACGCTATGCGTGACCATCAGCAGGGTGCGGTTTTGTTCGCGGGTTAGTTTTGCCAGCAGGGACATAACCTGTGTGCCGGTTTCTTCATCCAGGTTGCCAGTCGGTTCGTCGGCGAGGATTAGCAACGGGTCGTGGACCAGCGCCCGGGCAAGTGCGACGCGCTGTTGTTCGCCGCCGGAGAGTTTCTCGGGAAACGTCGTCCAACGGTCGACCAGTCCGACAGAGTCCAGAAAATCTTTGGCTTTCTTCTGTGCTTGAGCACGCGGGAAGCGGTTAAGTTCCAGCGGCAGGCTGATGTTCTCGCCGACGGTCAGCGTGGGGATTAAATTGTAGAACTGAAAAATGAAACCGATGCGCGCGCGGCGGAACAGGGTGCGCTCGCGCTCGGGCAGGGCGGCGAGGTCGCGCCCCTCCACCCAGATCTGCCCGCTGTCAGGCGCGTCGATGCCGCTGATCAGATTTAGCAGGGTGCTCTTGCCGCTCCCGCTCTTGCCGATGATGGCGGTCATTTCGCCGGGCTTGAATTCGGCGTGCGCGTTCTGCAGGACGACGCGTTGCACGTCGCCCTCATAATAGGATTTGGTCAGGTCTTGGAAACGCAGGAAGGCTGTCATCAGGTAGGACTTTCGCAAAGCATGTTGTCTAATCTTTCACCAATCCACAGACGCATCATACTGCTATGAACTTTCTAAAACTCCCACTCTTTCATACGATTCTCATTTCAACCGCGCTCCTGTTGACTGCCTGCACCCCGCAAACGACCCCTGCCGCCGAGCTGCAAGCCGTGGATTTCTCCCCTGAAATCCCGGAAGGATTCACCTCCGCAGATGGATCACGTCCCCTGACCTTTCCAGCCGATTTTGGTGCGCATCCAGACTTTCGGACGGAATGGTGGTACTACACCGGAAACCTGTCCACGCCAGATGGTCGTCCCTTCGGCTTCGAGTTGACCGTGTTTCGAGTGAGCTTGGTGCCCCCGACAGTTGACCTGCCCGCTGACTCAGCGTGGTATGGCGACAGCCTGTATTTTGCCCACTTTGCCCTGAGCGACATCGAGGCAAACGAGTTCCATGCTTACGAACGCTACTCCCGCGCGGGACCCGGCTTGGCAGGCGCGCAGGCAAGTCCGTACCGCGTCTGGCTCGAAGATTGGAGCATTGTCGAGATAGACAAAGACTCCTATCGCCTGCAAGCCACACAGGACGGGCTTGCCACTGACCTGAACCTGACCGATGAAATGGGCGTCATCCTGCACGGCGAGAACGGGTACAGCCGCAAGGGACAAGAAGTAACAAACGCCTCATACTATTACAGTCAGCCGCGCCTGCGCGCTGATGGGTTGGTGCGAGTGCGAGGTAAAACGTACCCGGTCAGCGGGCTGGCGTGGAAAGACCACGAATTCAGCACCGGCGTTTTGGATAAAGTACAGATCGGCTGGGACTGGTTATCCCTGCAACTCGACGATGGCTCAGCGTTGATGCTGTTCCAGTTGCGCGAATCAGGCGGCGGGACGTCTGATTCGTCCAGCGGGACCTTTATCCACGCTGACGGCTCGACCCGCTCCCTGCAAAACGACGATTTCAGCATCACCGTCCTCGACCAGTGGCGCAGTCCACACACAGCAGGTATGTATCCTGCCGCGTGGAACATCCAACTGAATGAACCGAACTGCGAATTGAACGTCCAACCAAGGATGGCGGACCAGGAGGTCAACTTCCCTGCGGTCACGTACTGGGAGGGTGCCGTCCGCTTTGAAGGGACATGCGATGGCAAGTCTGTGAACGGGAATGGCTACATCGAGTTGACAGGGTATGCCGGGAACCTGCCCCTGCCGTAGTTCGTAAGCATCGTGTTAGAAACTCCCATCCGCTGTTGTTTGTCAATTCATGGTTTGTTTAATCGTTCGGACTGTCGAAGGACTTCCAATCAGAGCTTTATCAAGATTCTATTTTTCGAAAAAATCACATTTCTTGAACAACCTGGAAAGTACATTAATTAATTGAAGGAGTTGAACATGAAAATCGTCAGGCGTGTTTTGTTGGGGTTGCTGTTTGTTGTGGTTTTAGTGGTTGTGTTGTTGGTCGGCTCGGTTGCCGCGGATTATGTCTTGGGCGCCGGGCGTGTTGACCGAATTTCCAATACCACCATTCCTGGAATGAGCGGTATACCCGATGTACGAGCTTACGTTGCAAAACCTGAGGGTGCCGGCCCATTTCCGGTTGTGATTATGATTCATGAATTCTTTGGCTTGAACGAATCCATTGTTAGCAAGGCGGATGGCCTGGCCGCCGAAGGGTACCTGGTTGTTGCCCCCGATACGTTTCGCGGCTCCACAACCTCCTGGATTCCCCGCGCGATTTATCAGGTCAGCACCACCAAGCCTGAACAGGTCAATGCCGACCTGGATACAGTCTACGCCTGGTTGGAAGCCCAACCGGCTGTTGACAGCTCGCGGATTGCGATTATCGGGTTTTGTTATGGTGGGCGTACTGCGCTTGCCTACAGCCTGCATAACAACCAGTTGGCGGCTACCGTTGTTTTCTACGGTTCTCCCGAGACTGACCCCGCTGTGTTGAAAAACCTGCCGGGCCCCGTTTTGGGAATTTTTGGCGGAGCCGATCAATCCATCCCGTTGGAGAACGTGACAGCCTTCGAGACGGCCTTGACCCAGGCCGGGGTTCAGCATGAAATCACGATCTATCCCGATCAGCCACATGCTTTTGTCCAGGACATGGCGGGTATTCGGGCTGGTGGCGCTCAGGGCCAAGCCTGGGCGCAAATGCTCAAATTTTTGGGTGTCCACCTCAGCCAGCCTGGCGCGGGCCAAACCGGCCAATCAATTGCATATCTCCCTGAGTTTGATTGGCAGTATTATCTGATGTTAACCTACGAACATGCTTTTGGCACAGCCAGTCACATGCACTGATTCGCAACCTGGTACGCCTAGCGCTGGAATTATTCGGCAGATTGCATGCAAATGAATTCTATTGGCGTAAGTCTGCGCACAGAGAGCAAGAATGTAGGATAATAAGAAGAAAAGAGAGGCATACATGGCCGAAACCCCAAAGTATTCCGTATTCAGGAAACAAAACGAATTTGAAATTCGGCAATATCCGGGTTATATCCAAGCCGAGGTGATTGTCGAGGATACGAACTACAAATCAGCGATTGAAAAAGGGTTCAATTTTCTGGCGGGCTATATTTTCGGCAATAACATATCGCGACAGAAAATCGAGATGACTACGCCTGTCCAGGCTTCGCAATCCGAGAAAATTGCCATGACCACCCCGGTGACCGTCACCGGTGCAGCGAGCTTCACCGTGGCTTTCATTATGCCTGCCGAATACACCCTGGAAACGCTGCCTCAACCGAAAGATACTCGTATTCATTTCACACACCTCCCACCCAGAACCATGGCTGCCATCCGTTTTTCGGGATATTTCCAGCAAGAGACGATCCAGAAAAACAAGCAGCGCCTCAGTCATTGGCTGGAGGAACAGGGATTTGAAACCGAAGGTGATTTTCTCGTGGCTGGTTATAACCCTCCGTGGGTGCCGGGTTTTTTGGCGCGTAATGAAGTTTTGATTCAGATCAAGAGCGAAGCAAATTCGCAACCCTAAAAATACGATATTCAGTGATCAATCTATTTGTACAAAAGGAGAAAATGAAATGGCAACCAAAAGTAAAGGAACGGACAGTTCAACAAGCGCAACGGAGCGCAAGTTTACCGGATTGCGGCGATTCAACCTGATCATGGGATTCCTGCACCTAGCTCAGGGGATATTCATGATCGGGGTCAGCAATGACACCACCTACCCCATCTTCACCAATTATCTGAATTTTGACCTCGCCACCCGTTCGTTGAAGCCGGGCACTGAGCTATTCTATGAACTTCCTTTCGGCCCAGCCGTTGCGATGTTCCTGCTTATCTCAGCTGTGGCGCACTTCTATCTGTCAACCATCGGGTATGGGAGTTATGTCCAGAATCTCAAGAAGGGTATGAACCCGGTGCGTTTCTATGAGTATGCCCTGAGTTCATCGCTGATGATCGTGCTGATCGGCATGTTGATCGGGCTTTGGGATCTGGGCGCGATCATCCTGCTCTTCACGCTCAACGCCACGATGAACCTGTTTGGCATCATGATGGAGTTGCATAACCAGCACACCCAAAAGACCGACTGGACCGCATTTATCTATGGCTGTGTCGCCGGGTTCATCCCGTGGGTGGTGATCATGCTGTACTTTGTGGGCGCAGTAAATTCCGGCGATGGCAGTGCCAAGCCACCTGCCTTCGTGTACGCCATCGTTCCCACACTGTTTGTCTTCTTTAACATTTTCGCCATCAACATGGTTTTACAATACAAAAAGATCGGCCCCTGGAAGGATTATCTGTTCGGCGAACGCGCCTACATCATCCTGAGCTTATTAGCCAAAACCGTGTTGTGCTGGCTAATCTGGACCGGCACCCTGGCTCCTGTATAAATATATATTTCAATCAAATCATCACCAGAATTACATCGATGCGGTACAAACCTGATATACGGGTATAAGTTTCGACCCACATTGAACCACATTTAATACATAACCCAAGTTGCGACCTACCAAAGGAAGTTGATGGCCCGGGCGAGGCAACCACGCGCCTCCAGCCACGTCCCGCGTCCTCCATCACAGACCAGCCATCAGCATCACGGTGTTTAGGCCCAGTCTTTTCATCCATGAAGGAGCCAATGGGCTTGGTAGGATTTTTGAATGCAGAGTCGTTTTTATCCACGAGTGTTTCAGTGACAACTGTCACAGCTTGATTGGGCATTCCACGCTGCTTGAATTCATTCATTAACGCGGTCTGGAACATGTAACCGATGGAGCCCTGCGTATTCGAACCGGCATAGTCGAGCGGGATGGAATGCACTTCGCTGATCGATAACTCCGATCGTCTTAAGATAAACCCAACCTGCGGACCATTCCCATGGGTGACAATCACATTCCATCCATCCTGGATCATGTCCACAATATGGGGCATGGTCAAACAAACAGCCGCATATTGATCGGGCAATGTCTCCTTGCCCTTCTCGCGCACTAAAGCGTTACCGCCGACGGCTACTACTGCAACTTTAGGTTTTTTAATCATTGGGATTCTCCTATAAAGTAGTATGGCATTCCGAGCAAAGCGAAGAATCTCTGTTAGCCATTGAGACACTTTGGACGTGACGCGCAGCGTCACCCCTCAGAGTGACATGAACGCCCGTATTGCCTGCTCAAAACATGCCAGCGGCGCGCGCGTGATGCCCGCACCCACCTGCCACACGACTCCATCCTCGTCCTCGCTGACGAAGACCGCGCGCTGCAAGTCCTTACCAATTTGATTGGCAATGCCTTGCAATACACGCCCCAAAACGGCACAGTGACCGTGACCATTGAGCGCGAAAAATCGTTTGCGAAATTCTCCATCCACGATACGGGCATTGGCATTTCTGCCGAACACCTTGCGCACATCTTCGACCACTTCTACCGCGTGGACAAATCCCGCTCGCGCGCACATGGCGGCTCAGGCATTGGGTTGACGATTGCAAAACATCTCGTAGAAACGCAGGGCGGGAAAATTTGGGCGGAGAGTGAAGGTGAAAATAAAGGCAGTGAATTTATCTTTACCCTGCCTTTGGGGTGATAATTTCACAACAAAACGAAAACCAACAATGAAATGAAAACTGGTTGAAAGTAATGAAAACATCGCCGGATGGACGTGAGCAAGTCTTGCGTTTTTTTGGATACAGGGGAGATTTTCAACGAGGTCGGCATGTTGATGAAACGACCCAATCCCATGACAGACAGGATCATCGAACTGGTAACCTCGAGGCAGACCTATCGTTAGAAACAGCGGAGGCGCGCCTTGCCAAACTTCTGCTGGATTCAGCCGAAGGGGATGTGATCGAACACCGTCGCTGGACAAATCAAACGGGTATGGTGTCGTACCTTGGCGAAGTGTCCGATGTGTTAAGCCACGTCATCCGCGAATTATTTACAAAACCTTAACCTCCAAATTTATGTGAAATTTCTCACATTTTGTATAATGGGCAAAGCAGGCTGTGACAAGCGCTGTTTTGTAAGTGTCCCTGGAATCAAAGTGGTCAGTTATGAATCATAAAACCTGGATCGAGAGCATGCCCTACCCCAAAGGGCTGCTGAAGTGGCTATATAAATTGCCCATCCTGCTCTACCGAATGGGAATGGGTTTTCTCATTGGCCGCCTGTTCATGACGCTGACCACCATCGGACGAAAAAGCGGTCAGCCGCGCCGGACGGGCATCGAATTCCACGAGTTTGAAGGCAAACCAACCGTGATGAGCGGCTGGGGAACAAAAGCGGATTGGTACCGTAACCTCGACGCCAACCCCCGCGCCACAATCCAGACCTGGCGCGGGGCGCAATCCGTTCGGGCGCGGCGCATCACAACAGAAGAAGAGTTAACCCGCGCCTTTGAATGGACACAATCCAACCCCACGATGCGAAACATGATGAAAAGAGCCCAGGTTGAGATGACTTTGGAACAATTTCTCGCCGAAAAAGAACGCTTCACTTTTGTGACGTTCGAACCCACCACCCAGGTCACCCCTTCGCCCCTACAAGCAGATTTGGCCTGGCTCTGGGCGTTTTTGCTACTTATCTGTTTGTTGTTAACATGCTTTATGATGCATTAACAGATGGTATATCAATGGCACACCATTCTTGAAACTATAATGCCCGCAGGTATATCTCCCCCGCAACTACAAATGTTAATACCCGTACATCTTGATAATGTACAAAATGACACAAACCATACCTGGAAATAACATCGAGGATGACGTGGACAAGCAAGCTAACACAAGCGGGCGGCTGGGCGCTTCCATCACAAAAACAGCCAGCAAGCAGACCTATTATACGATCCGTTTCATTGCAGACCATGAGCGCGCCGCCGACGCGTATCGGGCATACGGATATTTCCGCTGGGTGGACGATGTCATCGACGAAGGATCAGGCTCCCCCTACGGGGATGATGCGGGCGCGGAAAGAATCGCATTTGTCGAGCGGCAAAAGTCAATTCTGGAGGCATGTTATCGGGGCGATTCGCCCCGCGACGCAACCAGCCAGGAGATGATGCTGGTCGACCTCATCCGTAACGACACCGAAAGGAACAGCGGACTGCAAATCTATTTGCGCAACATGATGGACGTGATGGTCTTCGATGCCGGGCGGCGCGGACGAGTTGTCTCGCAGGCGGAGTTGTTCGAGTACTCGCACAAACTGGCGAAGGCGGTCACGGAGGCGTTGTATTACTTCATCGGTCACGATGATCCTTCTCCGCCTCACGAAGCGCGTTATCTGGCGGTGCATGCGGCTCACATCACCCACATGCTGCGGGATGCGCAGGAGGATGTGGAAAACGGCTATTTCAACATCCCGCGCGAGCATCTTGAAGCGTGTGGAATTTCACCGCATCAGGTGAACAGTCAGGCATACCGCGACTGGGTTTGCGGGCGGGTCCAGTTCGCGCGCGGCTATTTCAAGGTGGGACGCGAATGCACGGCGCAGGTGAAGAATTGGCGCCTCCGCCTGGCTGGATATGCGTACACGGCGCGCTTCGCATGGATGCTGGATGCCATCGAACGCGACAACTATTGCCTGCGTTCCGAATATCCAGAACGGAAGGGATTTGCAGCAGGGTTGTGGATGGCTTGGCATACGATAACTTCCATGTTCACGTTGCAGCCACCCAGGACCGAAGCGCGCAAACTGGCGTCGCAACCTGTGCGGTTCGAGAAGAGGTAAACAGATGGGAAACACCGTCCCGAAGGTTTGAACAAATCAATCTCGGCTCATCGAGAAACCTGCGGGACGTTCCAATGGGTGAATAATGAAAACAAAAACTGTACTTGTGATAGGGGCGGGCATCGGCGGGATCACCGCCGCAACCCATCTGGCAAAACGCGGACTGCATGTGACCGTCATCGAGAAGAACCCCCATGCGGGCGGGCGTTGTGACCGCATCAGCCGCGACGGACATCATTTCGACACGGGTCCGACTCTGCTGGTGATGCCGCTGCTCTACGAAGCGGAGTTTGCCGCACTTGGCGTATCCATGCGCGAGACGCTCGACCTGCAACGCGTCGACCCGACCTATCATCTGGTCTTCGATGATGGCAGCCAACTCGCGCTGACATCCGACATGAAATCCATGCAGGAGCAACTCGAAGGGTTCGAGCGCGGAAGTTTTCAAGGTCTCCTGCGCTACATGGACGAGGGGCATCGTCACTATCATCTTGGTATCGAGAAACTGGTTCGCCCAGATTTTCGCAACGCATCCGATTTTTTCAAGCTGGGCAACCTGCCATTGCTTCAACAAGTTAAGCCATTGGCAAAACATTATGCCAATATGAAGCGCTACTTCGACGACCCGCGCCTCAAAGCCGCATTCACATTCCAGGACGTGTACATGGGCTTGAGTCCGTTCGAGGCGCCCGCCACCTTTTCGATGATGGCGTACACCGAACTGGCGCACGGCGTGTGGTATCCGCGCGGCGGCATGTATCAAGTCGTCGAAGCGCTCATGTTGCTGGCGCAAGAGGCTGGGGTGGAGTTCCTCTTCAATTCGTCCGCCGAGCAGGTCGAGGTCAACGGAAGAAGCACACGCGGCGTCTGGGTGGACGGTCAACTGCTCGAAGCAGATGCCGTCCTCGCCAACGCCGACCTCCCGTACGTCTATCAAAACCTTATACCGCAGGATGGCGAAGCCAGAAAGTTAAGTCGTAAACGCTATTCGTGTTCGGTCATCAGTTTTTTCTGGGGGATGGATAAGCCCTATGAGACGCTCCCGCCGCACACGCTCTTCCTTGCGCGTGACTACCGCGCCAACTTCGAGCGCATCATCCGTGACCTGAGCCTGCCCGCCAATCCCAGTCTGTACATCCACGCCCCAGCCCGCCTCGACCCGTCCATGGCACCGTGTGGAGAAGATACTTTGATTGCCATTGTCCCTGTCGGGCACATGAGTGGGAATGGCGACCAGGATTGGGCTGGCTTGCGCGACGAAGCGCGGATGCATGTTTTCAGGAGGCTGGCTTCGTTGGGAATTACCGACCTGGAAGCGCATATCAAATTCGAGATGACCTTCACGCCGCTTTCGTGGAAGAAACGCTATAACCTTGCGAAAGGCTCCACGCACGGGCTGTGTCACAACCTGACCCAGTTGGGTTACTTCCGTCCCGATTTTCAACATCCGCGTTATAGAAATTTGTATTTCACTGGCGCGAGCACCCGCCCCGGCACGGGCATGCCGACAGCAATGGTCTCGGGACGCCAGTCCGCCCACCGAATTCTGAACGACCTAAGAATCC of Anaerolineales bacterium contains these proteins:
- a CDS encoding ABC transporter permease, with protein sequence MLSLRTLLRHPIQFALMTLGIALGVAVMVGIDLANASAERAFDLSASAITGRATHAIVAGSGGVDETLYVRLRTDPQWRGQFESAPTVRAFVVSPQLGEIPFTLLGIDPFAEAPFRSYLGGGQGFDFRSIAPLLTQPGAILLSAPTAERYGLTLCTNELNDSCRLDLSINGETRPAYFAGLLEPSDDFTRRALDTLIITDIATAQSLTGTAGELTQIDLILPEDFDTAAFTSVLPAGNLLVASATRNDQVNTMTAAFRVNLTALSLLALVVGIFLIYNTMTFSVIQRRAMFGTLRSLGYTREQVFGMVLGEAALVGALGAGIGLGLGVLLGQGAVQMVTQTINDLFFVVSVRGVQIPASSLLKGGLAGLFASLLAAAPPAWEAASVPPRLALSRAGLESKADAAVNLAAVLGIFAALDGGLILTIPTRDLVVSFTGTFAVVIGLAALTPFVTVTLMRLLNDPLAALFGLLGRLAPRNVIRSQSRTVVAVAALMIAVSVTIGVQVMITSFRTTVTLWLDQTLQGDIYVAAQGLSATRLDTPLDPEVISIALSHPLVQSSAVVRVISVETESGSVDLVAATPDPLLDARILLDGNPDEVVRKMRDGAILLSEPLAARLGIDSANGTFPLLTPEGWVQFPVAGIYADYASTSGTIRMDIDVYRSIWKDNTFNGVSLTLIPSADVDSVTADLRGQLTGFERVQVNPSGALRDDAIKIFDRTFAITTAMQLVTTLVAFIGVLSSLLALQLEKAREMGILRALGLTLSEMRHLTFWETGLLGASAGLLALPTGYILAWILIFIINQRSFGWTLQMQMEPLPFAQAFVLAVSAALLAAVYPAWRLSHMQTAEALRGE
- a CDS encoding ABC transporter ATP-binding protein, yielding MRKSYLMTAFLRFQDLTKSYYEGDVQRVVLQNAHAEFKPGEMTAIIGKSGSGKSTLLNLISGIDAPDSGQIWVEGRDLAALPERERTLFRRARIGFIFQFYNLIPTLTVGENISLPLELNRFPRAQAQKKAKDFLDSVGLVDRWTTFPEKLSGGEQQRVALARALVHDPLLILADEPTGNLDEETGTQVMSLLAKLTREQNRTLLMVTHSVETASYADRVLRLSHGQLVTER
- a CDS encoding lipocalin-like domain-containing protein; translation: MNFLKLPLFHTILISTALLLTACTPQTTPAAELQAVDFSPEIPEGFTSADGSRPLTFPADFGAHPDFRTEWWYYTGNLSTPDGRPFGFELTVFRVSLVPPTVDLPADSAWYGDSLYFAHFALSDIEANEFHAYERYSRAGPGLAGAQASPYRVWLEDWSIVEIDKDSYRLQATQDGLATDLNLTDEMGVILHGENGYSRKGQEVTNASYYYSQPRLRADGLVRVRGKTYPVSGLAWKDHEFSTGVLDKVQIGWDWLSLQLDDGSALMLFQLRESGGGTSDSSSGTFIHADGSTRSLQNDDFSITVLDQWRSPHTAGMYPAAWNIQLNEPNCELNVQPRMADQEVNFPAVTYWEGAVRFEGTCDGKSVNGNGYIELTGYAGNLPLP
- a CDS encoding dienelactone hydrolase family protein; this translates as MKIVRRVLLGLLFVVVLVVVLLVGSVAADYVLGAGRVDRISNTTIPGMSGIPDVRAYVAKPEGAGPFPVVIMIHEFFGLNESIVSKADGLAAEGYLVVAPDTFRGSTTSWIPRAIYQVSTTKPEQVNADLDTVYAWLEAQPAVDSSRIAIIGFCYGGRTALAYSLHNNQLAATVVFYGSPETDPAVLKNLPGPVLGIFGGADQSIPLENVTAFETALTQAGVQHEITIYPDQPHAFVQDMAGIRAGGAQGQAWAQMLKFLGVHLSQPGAGQTGQSIAYLPEFDWQYYLMLTYEHAFGTASHMH
- a CDS encoding heme-binding protein — protein: MAETPKYSVFRKQNEFEIRQYPGYIQAEVIVEDTNYKSAIEKGFNFLAGYIFGNNISRQKIEMTTPVQASQSEKIAMTTPVTVTGAASFTVAFIMPAEYTLETLPQPKDTRIHFTHLPPRTMAAIRFSGYFQQETIQKNKQRLSHWLEEQGFETEGDFLVAGYNPPWVPGFLARNEVLIQIKSEANSQP
- the heR gene encoding heliorhodopsin HeR; translated protein: MATKSKGTDSSTSATERKFTGLRRFNLIMGFLHLAQGIFMIGVSNDTTYPIFTNYLNFDLATRSLKPGTELFYELPFGPAVAMFLLISAVAHFYLSTIGYGSYVQNLKKGMNPVRFYEYALSSSLMIVLIGMLIGLWDLGAIILLFTLNATMNLFGIMMELHNQHTQKTDWTAFIYGCVAGFIPWVVIMLYFVGAVNSGDGSAKPPAFVYAIVPTLFVFFNIFAINMVLQYKKIGPWKDYLFGERAYIILSLLAKTVLCWLIWTGTLAPV
- a CDS encoding ATP-binding protein, yielding MQYTPQNGTVTVTIEREKSFAKFSIHDTGIGISAEHLAHIFDHFYRVDKSRSRAHGGSGIGLTIAKHLVETQGGKIWAESEGENKGSEFIFTLPLG
- a CDS encoding nitroreductase family deazaflavin-dependent oxidoreductase, translating into MNHKTWIESMPYPKGLLKWLYKLPILLYRMGMGFLIGRLFMTLTTIGRKSGQPRRTGIEFHEFEGKPTVMSGWGTKADWYRNLDANPRATIQTWRGAQSVRARRITTEEELTRAFEWTQSNPTMRNMMKRAQVEMTLEQFLAEKERFTFVTFEPTTQVTPSPLQADLAWLWAFLLLICLLLTCFMMH
- a CDS encoding squalene/phytoene synthase family protein, producing the protein MTQTIPGNNIEDDVDKQANTSGRLGASITKTASKQTYYTIRFIADHERAADAYRAYGYFRWVDDVIDEGSGSPYGDDAGAERIAFVERQKSILEACYRGDSPRDATSQEMMLVDLIRNDTERNSGLQIYLRNMMDVMVFDAGRRGRVVSQAELFEYSHKLAKAVTEALYYFIGHDDPSPPHEARYLAVHAAHITHMLRDAQEDVENGYFNIPREHLEACGISPHQVNSQAYRDWVCGRVQFARGYFKVGRECTAQVKNWRLRLAGYAYTARFAWMLDAIERDNYCLRSEYPERKGFAAGLWMAWHTITSMFTLQPPRTEARKLASQPVRFEKR